The Pyxicephalus adspersus chromosome 1, UCB_Pads_2.0, whole genome shotgun sequence sequence TGATCATTGCACTGCTGATCTACCGCCACTAGAGGGCACCATCACACTCCACAAAACATAAACACCTTTGCTTGGCCCTCAATTATTTTACATGGCTTACTGTAAATGACTCTGTGGCTTTATTAATGTTGATATatcaccactagatggcgccacCACGCTGCACAATATATAAAGAAGGAATTATTtttagataatttattttataaaatgtgtttttcttaatGACACCTGAGCATTGCTCTTCCCATCTGTCACCATTAGATGGCGCCATATAGCCACAAATTTTTTGCATGGCTTTTGAATGGCCTCTGGGCTTCTGTACTGTTgattaccactagatggcgccatcacaatgcaatatattgagtaaatgtgcattgcattatattattattatcatttttattaataagcaggatttatatagcgccaacatattacgcggcgctgtacattcaataggggttgcaattgacagaggaccctgcccagaagagcttacacatGTGATGTAtactttttaccagttttttatatatagtttatagatACATTAAACTCACTGGAAGCTCATCTGTCCAATCACAAAGCAACGCCCTCTCTAGAATTGTCAAAAGCACCTTTGATAGGATTCTGTACATTTTCAGGGAGGTAAAAACTCCAGAAGATGGCAAGCTCTGATCCCAAGAGGGGAGCAGAATCATCACATCGCTGTAACAGTTTTATGTTGCAAACAAATTGTAGTAAAAGAAAAGTACTGCAATACCGGAGTtaaccagtagatggcactgtagGTAAAATAATCAACAGCAACTCCCGGATAGGTAAAATCCAGGCTATGGGCGCAGAAGCCGACTTCAAGTAATTATACGACTTTGGGCAagctttttattactgtttggGGTTTCTTCAAAAATATTCTTCTCTTTATATAGCTTTATGCTGCTAACTTACAAGCAACGAAAGACAGCATCGGTCTCTGCGTGGGAGACTGCTAGCATTGGCTAAGTTAGGGACCAAGTGAGCAACCATAAGAAGCCACGTGTAAAAGCAGAACCAGAgcaaggcatgctgggacttgtagtctgCTGGCATTGACGGAACCCTGAATTGTTGTTTTTGGATGTTGTATCAGGAAACTGATTAGGATTTGGCAATGTTATCTATAAGCTCTTCCACTGTGAACCTTTGGAAGGCGATCTTTTCACAAGCATCTACGCCGCACTCAAACAGGCACCCGAAGGTATGGGAGCCCTGGCAGACGGCAAGGTCGGAGTACCCGCTGGGGCCTTGGTTAATAATCCATGGTTGGTTCCAGCCAGTGGGTAGCAGCGGGGATTTGTTCAGGTAGATCCCCAAGTCAACCCTTTTATGGTTGCTTGTTGGATGGGAGTAGAGGACCCAAGACAAAGAACGCACCTCAAAGTTGGCGTGACCTCCACCATCTTGGTCATCTGACGCTTGGTGGATCTCCAGGGGTTTGTAGCTCACCACACTGCCTTGGCATCCATGTGGTGGCTCACAGAGGTTCCTGCAGAAGTTAGACCTCTGGAACCCCATGCCCTGGTCGCTGCTCGTAGCCTCTACCCGGTAGTGCTTGCTAGTGCGGGCGCTACAATACAAGATGCCCGGACCGTTGCTGCAGGCCACTTCCGCCACCTCGCACTCGCAGGTCTGCTGCTGCCACAGGGTGCTGCCTTTTTGCCAACTGTTGCCATGGTCATCGCTGTAGAAAACAAAGGAATGGGGCTTGGTTCTCCATGGGATAGGAAGGCCACAGACACGGGATTGGATGTAATAGAGTTATGCCGGCACTATCAGTCTCCCGGATGGAGTTTGAATCCCATGGCCCGGTCCGACAGCCACAGTGGCACAATTCTTGGAATCATTGCACAGAACGTCTTCCGTCACGTCCACCAAGGAGCTCCAGGAATTGCCGTAGTCAGCGCTGGTGACCT is a genomic window containing:
- the LOC140321806 gene encoding LOW QUALITY PROTEIN: sialidase-3-like (The sequence of the model RefSeq protein was modified relative to this genomic sequence to represent the inferred CDS: substituted 2 bases at 2 genomic stop codons) — translated: MYTVLILQLNKDAYHDRTEKTVVIRCSAHSGAVQLSDFSDPLTLATQSNETSRDKIEKPSIFLAFAEKRSSPRDQDALYLVMRRGVEAHGTLQWEKTIAVRHAKLLDHRTMNPCPLYDDFTQTVFLFFICVRTHCSEMGQIITGKNAARICXVTSADYGNSWSSLVDVTEDVLCNDSKNCATVAVGPGHGIQTPSGRLIVPAXLYYIQSRVCGLPIPWRTKPHSFVFYSDDHGNSWQKGSTLWQQQTCECEVAEVACSNGPGILYCSARTSKHYRVEATSSDQGMGFQRSNFCRNLCEPPHGCQGSVVSYKPLEIHQASDDQDGGGHANFEVRSLSWVLYSHPTSNHKRVDLGIYLNKSPLLPTGWNQPWIINQGPSGYSDLAVCQGSHTFGCLFECGVDACEKIAFQRFTVEELIDNIAKS